One region of Chaetodon auriga isolate fChaAug3 chromosome 5, fChaAug3.hap1, whole genome shotgun sequence genomic DNA includes:
- the rab35b gene encoding ras-related protein Rab-35b isoform X2 — MGRQCCSRSLRSEAGSELGAAPPEKEAEFPAVCSGGRGLLTPRNPEKNAAGSGGLTVCSIGSGRFHSYRGIWGLVIFFLFTSRGGRTANSKEAAQGGGEPPATGMARDYDYLFKLLIIGDSGVGKSSLLLRFADNTFSGSYITTIGVDFKIRTVEINGEKVKLQIWDTAGQERFRTITSTYYRGTHGVIVVYDVTSAESFVNVKRWLHEINQNCDDVCRILDVQLHHGASAKSQEGGARQAAAAATERRGQTHPEQ; from the exons ATGGGGCGGCAGTGCTGTAGCAGGAGCCTGCGCAGTGAGGCCGGGTCAGAGTTGGGTGCAGCTCCACCAGAGAAGGAAGCGGAGTTTCCGGCTGTTTGCAGCGGAGGGAGAGGATTGCTGACGCCGCGAAACCCCGAGAAAAACGCCGCCGGCTCGGGGGGGCTAACAGTTTGTAGCATCGGTAGTGGTCGTTTTCATTCATATCGGGGGATCTGGGGgctggtgattttttttttgtttacaagcCGAGGGGGTcggacagcaaacagcaaagaagCGGCACAAGGCGGGGGTGAGCCACCAGCTACCGGCATGGCCAGGGACTACGATTACCTCTTCAAGCTGCTCATCATCGGTGACAGCG gaGTGGGGAAGAGCAGTCTCCTCCTGCGATTTGCAGACAACACATTTTCAG gtAGCTATATCACCACAATTGGCGTGGACTTTAAGATCCGGACAGTGGAGATCAACGGGGAGAAGGTGAAGCTACAGATCTGGGATACAGCGGGGCAGGAGCGCTTCCGCACCATCACCTCCAC ATACTACAGGGGAACGCATGGGGTCATAGTGGTATACGACGTCACGAGTGCTGAGTCCTTCGTCAACGTCAAACGATGGCTACATGAAATCAACCAGAACTGTGATGATGTGTGCCGAATATTAG ATGTTCAACTGCATCACGGAGCTAGTGCTAAGAGCCAAGAAGGAGGTGCTcgccaagcagcagcagcagcaacagaacgACGTGGTCAAACTCACCCGGAACAGTAA
- the rab35b gene encoding ras-related protein Rab-35b isoform X1, translating to MARDYDYLFKLLIIGDSGVGKSSLLLRFADNTFSGSYITTIGVDFKIRTVEINGEKVKLQIWDTAGQERFRTITSTYYRGTHGVIVVYDVTSAESFVNVKRWLHEINQNCDDVCRILVGNKNDDPNSKVVETTDAQKFAEQMGINLFETSAKENINVEEMFNCITELVLRAKKEVLAKQQQQQQNDVVKLTRNSKRKKKCC from the exons ATGGCCAGGGACTACGATTACCTCTTCAAGCTGCTCATCATCGGTGACAGCG gaGTGGGGAAGAGCAGTCTCCTCCTGCGATTTGCAGACAACACATTTTCAG gtAGCTATATCACCACAATTGGCGTGGACTTTAAGATCCGGACAGTGGAGATCAACGGGGAGAAGGTGAAGCTACAGATCTGGGATACAGCGGGGCAGGAGCGCTTCCGCACCATCACCTCCAC ATACTACAGGGGAACGCATGGGGTCATAGTGGTATACGACGTCACGAGTGCTGAGTCCTTCGTCAACGTCAAACGATGGCTACATGAAATCAACCAGAACTGTGATGATGTGTGCCGAATATTAG TGGGAAACAAAAACGACGACCCCAACTCCAAGGTGGTCGAGACGACTGACGCGCAGAAGTTTGCAGAGCAGATGGGAATCAACCTGTTTGAGACGAGTGCAAAAGAGAACATCAACGTGGAAGAG ATGTTCAACTGCATCACGGAGCTAGTGCTAAGAGCCAAGAAGGAGGTGCTcgccaagcagcagcagcagcaacagaacgACGTGGTCAAACTCACCCGGAACAGTAAACGAAAGAAAAAGTGCTGCTAG